The genomic window cgcagcatcggatgccgtgaaggaagctgtgtagtttagaaattcatcaccgagctcggagtagtaccctccctcgatggtccgatcttgctctactgcgatagcactggtgccattgctcaggcaaaggaacccaaagcacaccagtggacgaagcacattttgcgtcgcttccatctggtctgggagatcaggatcaagatgacgtcgatcttcagaagatcgacgaaaagaagaacctggtcgaccccttcactaaagctctagcgataaagaagttcgacaaccacaagtcaaagatgggtattagatactatgtcgagtggctttaggacaagtgggagttgtcagaaaatatgtcccaaaagtcaatcgtcagcctgttgacggttgagcaaccttgtattataattgatttcttaataaataaaatatatgtttatattttcatcataagtttttatcttctaatgaactccattgttgtgttaaaatttttaggattatttaggttcgataaagagagaatttatcgattagtccttaaaactgttcatgaccaaatgataggctgttaataaggatgacagctttatcgagcataggtcactgtaggccatatgggttggttgtcctcttaatctaggagtgtggagatactggtatagcatacagatgagatgtaaggatacatcatcattgaacgtgaccaaccccagagtattctgctgtcgagaatgtctttgatgggatataggtataagtgtcctttagacctgagatcgcctcagtgactgcaagcaactcactgtgctttgataatggactaactgaattttaattcagtgatggaaggcttctgggcacagtcaagtacttatgaagtcggagtgtgatcaagatgggattgaccactccaagagttggagaagaatgagtcgctatatttcaatttagcaaaacttggccaggataatccatcagatggatttgatattttaaaatacaatatggataacctgatcagagttgacagttgaactctgaggtgtcctatgagtattttggtcaagagaatgaattatatggaaactatatctgtatgagttctaagaatgttgttctacacattcgacctattcgacatcgggtactattgctagatgatcacttcgattggtataaaaatttatttctatactattggcttagtttggatctatgagatcacacacattagagttcatgatccgatcggatggttgatcaacgattaaaatcgttctagggttaaacgatctatacgattgacatttaacctagtgcaagtgttgcaggaggatcgattagcaattcgattgctaattagcttaatttgattaagtcaatggattaagattaagtctaattgaatatatttaattagatttgtttgggtttgattggatcaagtccaattggtttattggataagccaagtgcaaggaaaaactagtcctagttcaattagatttgggtcaacctaattttaattcaattaaaaaattaaatcagatttaaatttaacttaatttgattaaattatattcttaattggattaagacctattttaattgggttatttgattttggtttgatttggtttgagaaaccaaatttgaacaagtcataaattgaacctagtaagactaggattccatcttgcgccatcttagccccccatgcccactcctcttattttgtgcgataaaaccttctctcccaggccttcacacatgcccaaacttttcactctctctcttacatgaaatatggttgtggaccaagtcaaagtaggaattagtttggatttcaaattctatgagatagaagtttaggaaatcaaaactctttccttatggcactgattttatccaaattttttttgaaatttttgtgagtttttatggcacatattgtgtgcccttttctggtggtccatggcagaaaaagagggggcacccaagagttggcaccctttgtcttgccctgtttggatttttcttgactaggtatttgacctagataaggattctttatatctcttgatttaagataattttttcttaaaattttcatgggttatagagcattgagagacctttgggtcgtatgaaaataggaagaaagagtgttggagcgtggagatataatagacacaaaataagtgtttgggttagagcaaagagaagaagaagagggtcttcttctaggattgctgagttcacctcttttcttcctccatctgtgagtttgctgagagtgtctcatatctaaaactccttctcctacttctcatctttgaagagtcaaatcaagaagaaagaggtatcgatcgaccatcgaagaaggatcagcatagtactagcatactgtgctgattttctggacaagAACTTCTgatgtgattcgtgggctcatgtggacgactcctagaggtggaTGTATgtatggctcacaacatcatccttaagcccagatcagcaaagttagaacgtctaacttgcaaggtaatagatctgatctattatattttacatacattagatgtagtatagaaacacgttgatatgatcaatatgtagttcttgctctttattttttaatttttgatttaatatcatgtaataatcatgtaataggatcttagatctagaaattctttaattttaataagataaattttaatttattttaatcttctgctgtctgatcctaaaaaagtttcaagatctaaccctgaaaccctagatctgattttttcacGAACCTCTACCACAAAGAGCCCTCCAATCTATTGATTAGCACCCCCGATCTCAATGATCGGGAGAGATCCAACCTGACACAAGCCCAAGCAAAGCTGAGACTTCCCGATTGGGAAGTGCAGGCTCTGTCGTGCAATCGTCCAACACTTCCCGTTCGCCAGCCTAGGTGAGCATGCTCCAAATCACCACCTCCCCTAGAGTTCCACCTGGAGTTGCGGCAATCACACCCAAATCAAGGTTGAACAGATGACCCCTTTCGATCGGAGGAATCTTAGCCACCAGGGTTCCATCGCCAGCACTTGGCTGGTGACCATCCAAGACTGGTCGAGGATTAACTACCTCTCTCCTACCTCCATAAACCAGACCATTAGGTGGCCCCATTCCAAGTTATAGCCTATCACCAACCCCTTGAGCCCCACTCACTGGCGAAACTCCCTGGCCACCACCTCTACCACCACCCTTCAGCCGAGGCTTCTCACGACCACCACTGAAGCTACTCACCTCTTCGTGTCCACCCTGATCTCTTCCTCCGGAAGGTCAGCCACCTCTGGAAACCTTCACATGAGCTCCTTCACCTCCTCCGTTGAAGATTCTGACGAGATCCAAATGTGCGCCCTTGCACCGCTCTCTTCCACCTTGAATCTAGTCGATCCCCCTTGCGAGGCCTCCGAACAACTCCCAACCCTGCTCGCCATCCCCCTGGTGCCGTCGACCACTGTATCCTATCTAGTCACCAATGATCCCATATAAAATGCTCCatgcacaaatcttaaagcacCAATGGTCGCTGTTCACTAGTCTACCTATCCTGAAACCCTTTATTCATCTACCTATATAGATCCCAAAGCATCCTTAGTATATATGTTCTATAGTAAAAGATCACCTACTACATAAATCTCAAAGCAACATCTTCATTCATCCAcctacacatatctcaaagcaccCTTAATATATGTTCCATAGTTAAGGATCACCCATtgtacaaatctcaaagcacATTGAACCCTTTAATTCATCCATCTATACATATCTTAAAGCACTATTAGCACATGGTTCGTAATTAAGGATCATCCATAGTATAGATACCAAAGCACCTAGAACACCTCCATTCATTTGCTTGCATGGATCTCGAAACACCCTTAGTATATGTTCTATAATAAAAGATCACCtattgcacaaatctcaaagcactctCAACATCTTCATTCCTCCaactgcatagatctcaaagcatcaTTAGTGTATGACCCAAGGTTAAAGATCACCCACCATACAGACCTCAAAGCACTCCAACCCCTTATTCATCCATATTTAGGAGAATATAAAGGTATTTCAGTTGTATGTAATTGTAGACTAATATTGTCTGGTGGTCGGGAAGCTAAAGGATCAATTTGGAATAGTTTGGAAACTTGAAGACTATTTGGAACTTTTTAAAGTCGAGGGAGTGCCTCTTAGGACAGTCTCTAAGTTGAGAGGGtgtctctataattttctctAGATATGCCCATATTATACAATATAGATTGCAGGCATCAACCTGTCTGCTCAaagacatgattattacatgattcaAATGTAGCCCATGATGGTATGAGATGATATGGGACAACTTAGTGAATGGAATTAGACATGGAATTTGAAGTTTTATACAGGTGAAATTGGAAATTGCACCAGCTCATGAGTGAGCGCTGTCAAAATTTTCACCTCGACCTGCAGTAAATGAATTGTTTAGAGACGTGTCAGCATTCGGGCCTAGGTACCTTATAATCATATGAGAAACCATTCAAACGTACGAATTACTCCTGTAGTAACTTCCATCATAACAAACCTTAGCTTGGGTTTTGATTATGTGGTGATCAATTTACATCCATTCTCTGCTTTTATTAGATATATTCCTCTTTTCTTAATATTAGAGCAACGCACCTTTTCTTTGCATCTGCATAACAAAGAAGAAGAGGGAAGAAAAAGCAAGGTCCTCAGAGCTTCATCCTTTAGTCCGTAACGTCCTTTTCCTAGTTTCCAAGTTCCTTTCCTTATTTTGCCTCAAAGTCAACAGTAAATGCCAATAATTGAAGCATGGGATGATCAATTCTCTCCACTTTGCTGAATCTCATACCTTCCTTCAAAGAGGAAAATGTTGCGACAAAGTTAAGAACCGATGCATACTTTCATCATACATCCACATGACAAAAGGGAAAAATTAGGGAGAGGGAATCTCCTTTCCCTTCAAATTAAGCTGATTTCTTACCCTTCTTGTTCCCATAGTTCCCAAAGATCAGTTAGCTGAAACATGGCTGAAGCTCTTGTAATGTCTGTGATCGAAAAGATGGGATCAGATGTCATTGAAGAAGGGCTCAAACTTGTTTGTTCCCAACTATTCAAAGCAGTTTCACCATGGGAGGTAATAACATGCCATAAATTCtctcaattcaaaatttaaattttaaattttgaattaaaattattgatgtaatctttttcttatctttctcCTACCTTTTtctctattcaaattcaaattcaaattttaaatttgaattgttGCTGAAATGTTTTCCTTATTTTCAcatatgtatgctatatatattcaATACATACTCCGAGAAATTTTAATGAATCAAATGAGAATTTTAGCCATTTTATTATATTTCTTTCATTATATCAGAGTCATAACTTGACATCACTATCTTCTTTATCCAAACTCAACCCTTCTTCTTATATCAAAAATTTCTATACCAACAATGTCAACAACATCACATTCTTTGTATGAATTTCGAATCCTCTTCTGCTACCTCCCTTGTCATCTTCAATATCATAAATCTAATCCCATTCAAGCTTGATGGCAGTAACTATCTCTTTTAGAAGTCTCTCTTTGAACCATTTCTATGGGAATGTAAGCTTATACCCTTCTGTAACAATTCAGGACCTCATTCAAAAAGATTTGCtggaagatattatttagattctttgGTCATGGATACCCAAGATCTTTCTTGTAAATAACCAATATGAAACTAAATACATGCTTGCACAAGTCGTCACATACTCTCCCCGTTTAAGTCTTGGCGTCCTTCTCATGCTAAGGTTCTAAATTCTTACATTCATTCATAAAAACCATGATTGGCCCATATTCAGTCCCATTAAACTTGTGTAACAGTATCCTCTAGTCCACATAGGCTATAGGCTGGATCGGTTTTGATATTATTTGTAATAATTTAGGACCTCATTAAAAAAGACTAGTcggaagatattatttgaattttttagccttatataaatatccaagatcttGCGAACGAATAACCGATGTTTGACTAAATATACATTCATATGGATCCTCACACCTTCATTGATGGCTCGCTTCCACCACCTTCCCCAGTGCATTCAACCTATGCTTCATGGTATAAATGTGATCAGATGCTCCTTTCTTAGACCAATGCCATATTATGAGAATCGATTTTTCCTTATATAGTTGGAGTCACCTCAATTAAGCAAACTTGGGATGCTTTCTCTCTTGTTGCTTTGCATCCCTTGCTCCTTCTCATATCATCACTATGAAATGACAGCTTCATCACATTAAGAAGGGATCATCCTCTATGCAATATTATCTTTAGCAATTCAAGATTCTTGCCGACAAGTTAGCTAAATATGGATTGCTAGTAAGTGATGGTGATTCACTTATCTACATCCTAAATGGACTTTCTCCATCTTATCACTCATTCTCTTTTTGAATTCGGATTCATGCTCGCACTTGTCCTCCCTCTTGAAGAACTTCACACTTGATTAATCTACGAGGAAATTAGTCTCATGGAAGAGACCTCCATGCAATATACAAATGCATTTATTGCCTCAAGATCTACTAAAGCATTCAATCTAGACCATGATTCTACTCACCATGAAAATAATCGGCATCATAATAATGGCTGATAACCCAATCACCCCTCAAGTGATGGCATCTTGCCATCTCCTAATGAgcattttcatttttttcctcACATGACTACTCTTCACAGTCTACTTGACCAATCTGTCAAATCTGTAATCCTTTTCCTGCTTTTTCATGCTCAAATTTCTCTTACTATATATTATTTGTTGATGATTTTCACGTTATCAATGGTTATTTCCGATGCATTACAAATATGAtttctttgatatttttatttcttttaaagcataagttaaaatttatttaatagtaAAATTAAAATCTTCCATGTTGATGGGGGTGGTGAATTCAAAAGTAATATTTCTAAGCATTTTCTGTCTTTACATAGTGTAATATGCTAATATTCTTGCCCCCATACTCCAGAATAAAATAGTATTATTGAAAGAAAACATCATCATATAGTTGAAATCAACTTACACTTCTGGCTCATGCATCTCTTCCTTCAAAATTCTGGTTAGAAGTTTTTCTACTGTAGTATATTTAATATATCAAATACCTATTATTTCTCATCtcaaaatttcagcatatgagaagCTTTTTCAAAAATCTCCCAACTTTTTTGATTTATGGGCTTTCAGTTGTTTATGTTTGCCTTGGCTTCGACCATACAAGTCCAATAACTAAAATTTCGATCtactaaatattatttcttaGGATATAGTAGTATTCACAATGGATATAAATATCTTGATttagtgaaaaaaattatatatcacgTCATGCATgttaattttgatgaatatatcttttctttttcaaCCACCTCACCATCTCAATCAACTTCTCACAACCCCACTTCAACTCTTCACTTTCTTTCTATATAATTACCTTAACTTTCTATACCTACTGACACTATCTGGACTACCAATAACCATATATTCTCATATTATTCTATAGGTAGTCTGAAGATTTTTTTATGGCAACAACATCCAATTCAATCACTATACCATATGACAATACAAGTATCCTAATTGAATCCATCCTACCATCTCGACATAAGATCACTTCTTACCTTTCTTACCCTGAATCTTCTCTACCACCATCTATCACCAAACTCCCCTCTCAAACCAACCAACCTACCTACCTACCATAGGGCACCCATCCCATGACCATCCAATCTCAATCTGGTATCTCCAAATGTAAAAATATCATACCATACCTACTACCCTCTCCCAACTGCCCTTACTAGGTCCCATTCTTTTGAACCCACATATTATCCACAAACCTCAAAAAGTTAGGGATGAAGATAGTGCCATGAATCTCGAATTTACATCTCTTCAAAATCAGTGAACTTCAACTTTTGTCCCTATTTATCTAAATATGAACATTATCGGCTGCAAGTGGCTATTTCAAATTAAACACAATCTGGATGGATTCATCAACAACTATAAAGTTCGCTTGATTGCCAAAGATTTTCACCAACAATCTGGAGTTGACTTTATTGAGACATTCAGTCCTATGGTTAAGCATACTACAATCAAAAGTATTCTCACAATAGCTTTGACTCACAATTGGTCACTCTAACTTGATGTAAAATGTGCTTTTTTACATGATGACCTTCAAGAAACGATATTTATGTCTTTACCTTTTGGCTATATTGATCCATCAAAATCTACTCATGTCTGTCAGATGCTAAATCAATTTACGGACTCCGACAGGCTCCTTGCATGTTTGGTATGAAAAGTTTTGCTCAACTTGTAGAGTTGGGGTTCGttatttcataatttgatcatttactatttatatatcatcataatagcattacattatatttttttctttatgttgatgatattattctcAATAGCAATAATAACATTGCTCTCCACAAGCTTATTATGGAACTTTCTGATTCATGTAAGATGAAGGATATGGACTTATTGTTATACTTTCTTAGTATCCAAGTAGATTGAACGAGTAATAAAATTTTCTTACATCAATCCAAATATATTTTAGACTCGTTATATTGCACCAGTATGCTTGGATACAAACCATATTTAAGTTCTTGCTCTATCAAAAAGCTGGATCATATAAATAGCCCTCCTCTTGATAATCCTGCATTTTATTAGAGTATTGTTGGAGCCCTCCAATATATAATCATATGTAGTTTTCTCAGTCAGTCAATTCTTACAAAATCCATTGGAGGCTCATATGGTAGCAATCAAATGCATACTTTGGTTTCTTAAaggcaccatcattttttgacttCAGCTATGAATGGGCCCATTAAATTTGGTTGCATACTTAGACGCAAATTGGACCGGCAGTCCTAGTGATAGATGCTCCATAAGTGGTTTTTATGTTTTTCGAAGATCTAATCCTATTTCTTGGAATGCTAAAAAGCAAACAGCAATCACTCGATCATCTACTGAAGTGGAGCATCGATGTCTTATTCAAGCTACTGCTGAACTACAATAGTTATGCTCTCTATTAATTACGTAAATTGCATATTCCTCTCTATTTAGTTTCTTTAATCTGGTGTGATAATATTCTACTATTTCTCTTGCCTACAACCCAATATTCCAAATACTTCGAGATTGACTATCATTATGTTCGAGAATTGATGGGTCGTAACCTTTTAGATATCAAATTCATCTCTTCTATCGATCAAGTCACTGACATCTATATCAAAGTTCTTTACTCCAACCATTTTCGATATTTACAATTCAAACTTTATACTCAACCGAATGCTCAGCTTAAGGGTATCATAAATTCtctcaattcaaaatataatttttgaattttgaattcaaattattgttgtaattttttttttctctcctattttttctctatttaaattcaaattcaaattcaaatttggaaTTTGAATTGTTgctgaaatatttttccttattttcatgtgtacatgctatatatattcaATATATACTCTAATAAATTCGAATGAATCAAATGAGGTTTTTAGACATTTTATTGCATTTCTTTCAGGAGGAAGTACACAGCAAAATTAAATTGATAAAGCATGAGTTTGAACTCATGGTAGCCTACGTAAGATATGTGGATACAAGGAAAGATGTTGACAAACGATGGGAAGCATGGGTGAAAATACTAAGGGACCTGGTCCACCAGCTCGAAGACATCATCGACGAATATGCTTATCTCGTGGGAGAGCAACATCGGCATGGATTCTATGATTCCCTCCATAGAACTTTCAGACACTTCAAGTATATCAAGTCTTGGCGTGGCATCAGAAGGAATTACAAGATGTTGAGGCCATACTTGATGACCTCTCAATGCAGAAAGCACGTTACGGCGTCCAAGAGGGTACAACTTACACTGATGACTCTACTGGAAGACGTCAACACGGTAAAGAGCCTCCTTATGCCTTCGATGAAGATGAGATTGTGGGCTTTGAGACATACAAGAGCCTACTAGTAGGATGGCTGACTGATGAGGAACCACTGCGCACCATAATTTCAGTATGGGGAATGGGGGGTCTGGGAAAGACCACTCTCGTCAATGATGTCTACAGAAGCCAAGAAGTCAAGCGGTATTTTGATCGCAGAGCATGGGTGCGCTTTCCCAGAAATATACAACTGAAGATCTAATGAGAAGACTCATCAAAGACCTCTACAATGAAAATCGTGATATTCTTCCAGACAACATTGACACAATGCCTTGCGACACTTTGGCGGAGGTACTTCATGCTTATTTGCAGCAAAAGAGGTATCTGATCATCCTAGATGATATGTGGCATATAAATGGTTGGTTTGATGAATTAAGTCCAGTGCTGGTAGATAGTAAATGTAGAAGTAGAATTGTTATAACAACTCGGAATCATGATGTAGCTTACCTAGCGGTTGAAAGCCGTGTTCTGGAGCTGCAGCCTCTGCAAGAGGGTGACGCATGGATTCTCTTCCGTAATAAAGCATTCTGGAAATATAAGGACAGAAGTTGTCCTTCAGATCTAGAGTACTGGGCTAGAAAAATCTTGCAGAGGTGCCACGGCTTGCCTCTAGCTATTGTGGCCGCAGGAAGCTCGCTGTCATACCGAGAGAGGGAAGAGTTGGAATGGAGGAAATTCTGTGAGGGTCTCGATTGGGAAGAGACTAATATGCCAATGTCCGAAAGGGTAAGAAATATATTGAAGCTCAGTTTTGGAGATCTATCGTATCATTTACGGAACTGCTTTTTATATTGTAGCATCTTTCCAGAGGATTATCTCATAAAGAGGAAGAGGCTAATCCGGTTATGGGTTGCAGAAGGTTTTGTTGAGAAAAGGGAAGGAATATCAAAGGAAGAGGTGGCAGAGGAGAACCTCAAAGAGCTCATTCGCCGATGTATGCTTCAGGTTGTGAGAAGGAATCATTTTGGTAGACCGAAGATGTACAGAATGCATGATATTGTGAGAGAGTTAACTCGAAAAATATCCGAACAAGAATACTTCTGCATGATTTACAGTGGTGAAGAAACTGAATCGATTGGCAAAGCTCACCGCTTATCAGTTCAAAAGGGCATCAAAGATTCGGATCCACACAGAGGTATGTCAAATATTCGCTCTTTGTTGGTGTTTGACATGAGTAGTTTCTCTTTGAAGTCATGGATTTCAAGGTCAACTAGCTTTCGACTTCTGCGGGTTTTGGATCTAGAAGGCGTTCCTATTGAGAGGGTTCCAGAAGAAGTGACCATTTTATTCAACTTGCATTACCTGGGTTTAAGGAgaaccttggtgaaggagcttCCCAGATCCTTGGGTAGGCTGAGAAACCTACAAATCTTAGATCTTAACTATAGTAAAATTGAGAAGCTGCCTAATGGGATAACTCAACTCAAGAATCTGCGGCATTTGTTCGCATGGAGCATCCATGATCTAGCATATGCCGAGCTGGCTAGTAATCCTGGTGTTAAAGCACCTGAAGGGATATGGAATTTGAAGAACTTGCAGGCTCTGAAGTCGGTTGAAGCAGATGAAGACATGGTTCGACACATAGGTAATTTGACACAACTGAGAACCTTGAGAATAACCAAAGTAAAAGGCATGCATTCAGTGGAGCTGTGTTCCTCCATATCAAAGATGAGCCACCTGGTCAACCTGGACATTACAACCAGCAACGAAGGAGAGGCACTGCAGCTGGAAGCTCTAAATCCGCCTTCGTTCCTCTATCAGAAGCTGGAGCTACGAGGGCAGCTAGAACACGGGGTGCTTCCTCACTGGTTCAGTTCTCTGGCAGGCCTTCGGCAATTGGGATTGTCTTACTCTAGGTTGAAAGAAGACCCGCTACCGTGCCTGCATGGGCTGCCTAACTTGGCTATTCTAGGCATGTACAATGCCTATGACGGGCAGGAGTTGCGCTTCCATGCAGGAGGGTTCCCTAAACTCAAATTCCTCATATTGGGTGGTTCGAACCAGCTCGATTCAATAAGCATGGATGAAGGGGCATTGCCAAGCCTGTCTGAGTTGTTGCTGCTGCGCTGCACAGGGATGAAGCTGCTACCTCAGGGCATTGAACATATAAAAAGCCTCCAAGTTTTGTACTTGATGGCGATGCCGCTGGAATTCGTTGACAGAATGCGTGGAGGAAATGGGAACATGGAGGAGAGACAGAAGGTTCAACACATCCCCCTAATCAGACATGTATTCCAGAGTGGAGACAAGTGGACAGGAGAGACTCTTTCCTAAAACCCTCTTCAATGAAACTATACGTTGGCAGATGGAAGGTTAGTTTCttattcatcttttcttttccGGTGTCTAGGCACGCTTTCTagttgag from Elaeis guineensis isolate ETL-2024a chromosome 4, EG11, whole genome shotgun sequence includes these protein-coding regions:
- the LOC105042897 gene encoding LOW QUALITY PROTEIN: disease resistance protein RPM1 (The sequence of the model RefSeq protein was modified relative to this genomic sequence to represent the inferred CDS: deleted 4 bases in 2 codons), giving the protein MAEALVMSVIEKMGSDVIEEGLKLVCSQLFKAVSPWEEEVHSKIKLIKHEFELMVAYVRYVDTRKDVDKRWEAWVKILRDLVHQLEDIIDEYAYLVGEQHRHGFYDSLHRTFRHFKYIKSWRGIRRNYKMLRPYLMTSQCRKHVTASKRVQLTLMTLLEDVNTVKSLLAFDEDEIVGFETYKSLLVGWLTDEEPLRTIISVWGMGGLGKTTLVNDVYRSQEVKRYFDRRAWVRFQKYTTEDLMRRLIKDLYNENRDILPDNIDTMPCDTLAEVLHAYLQQKRYLIILDDMWHINGWFDELSPVLVDSKCRSRIVITTRNHDVAYLAVESRVLELQPLQEGDAWILFRNKAFWKYKDRSCPSDLEYWARKILQRCHGLPLAIVAAGSSLSYREREELEWRKFCEGLDWEETNMPMSERVRNILKLSFGDLSYHLRNCFLYCSIFPEDYLIKRKRLIRLWVAEGFVEKREGISKEEVAEENLKELIRRCMLQVVRRNHFGRPKMYRMHDIVRELTRKISEQEYFCMIYSGEETESIGKAHRLSVQKGIKDSDPHRGMSNIRSLLVFDMSSFSLKSWISRSTSFRLLRVLDLEGVPIERVPEEVTILFNLHYLGLRRTLVKELPRSLGRLRNLQILDLNYSKIEKLPNGITQLKNLRHLFAWSIHDLAYAELASNPGVKAPEGIWNLKNLQALKSVEADEDMVRHIGNLTQLRTLRITKVKGMHSVELCSSISKMSHLVNLDITTSNEGEALQLEALNPPSFLYQKLELRGQLEHGVLPHWFSSLAGLRQLGLSYSRLKEDPLPCLHGLPNLAILGMYNAYDGQELRFHAGGFPKLKFLILGGSNQLDSISMDEGALPSLSELLLLRCTGMKLLPQGIEHIKSLQVLYLMAMPLEFVDRMRGGNGNMEERQKVQHIPLIRHVFQSGDKWTGETLS